The Ipomoea triloba cultivar NCNSP0323 chromosome 13, ASM357664v1 genomic interval CGGCTAGCTTCAGCTCGTCCCACTCGTTGAACAGAACGTTGTCCGGCTTGATGTCCCTGTGAGCTACGCCGAGCCGGTGACAATGAGCAATCGCATCCATTAATGGTACCTAATCAGCAATTTGGACCAGAAGAGCGTATAAATTCAGGATTTCAGATGAAATTCAGTCAAAACATCAACAAAATTTCCGCAAATAGAAATCAAAATTACGAGAAACTATTCCGCATTTGATGAATACAGTAATTCAGAAAAGCGAAGAGTGTGAAACTATACATAATGCAGCTCCGATCGCGACGAAAACCGTAAAAAAATTCAACGATCTGGAAAGCAGAGTGTACCATAACAGCAAGGGCTTCAGCCTCGGAGAAGACCTGGCGAGCGGAGAGACGCTCGAAGAGATCGGAGGAGCGGCAGAGCTCGATGACGAGATGGAGGTGATCCTCGTCCTCGAAGACGTCGAAGATGCGGAGGACGTAGGGATTGGGGGAGAGCAGCTGCATGATCTTCGCCTCGTTGAAGAGGCATTGTCTGTCGACGGAGTCGTCGGCGATTAGGCGCTTGTCGATGGACTTGACGGCGAAGGATTCACCGGATTCCGGCGAATAGCACTTGAAAACGACGCCGAATCGCCCCCGTCCGATCTCCTCGCAGACTCGGTAGTTCCGGTTCAACGCCTCGCTCATAACGCTGTGTTTTTGGGCTCTTTTGTCTCTACTTTTCTCTTCTGTTTCGGCGGTTTAGTGGTTTTGTAGAGTGAAGAGTTTGGAATTTATGAAGGAATATTCCGCTGGAGGGACTACCCAATGGAAAATCGCCACCTGGATCTCCCAAATTACGGAGAAATAAACGCCGTTAACGCCTCTCTCGTCATAAATTCCGGAGGAACAAACGCCGTTAACGCATATCCCCCCATTTGGGGAACAGGAAGTTTGTTCTTATACGTCTAACTAACGTTATTAGACCTGAATTTCTCTTTAACTactttttagtcatttttaaaactttgtattGTATAATACTTCAACTTTAtgaaatatttctattattgaAAAGCTTTATGATCTCAAATATGCTTACAAACTACTTCAAATGGTTGGGTTTATTTTCGACTTTATTCTCAAATCTAAATTTTTCACAagttaattttaactttatttaaaagggtcacacttgtgtgagaccgtctcacggatccttattggtgagacgggtcgggtcgggtcgcaGCCATATGcgaatgtcatacttatatgtgcaaatctcacacttatatgctcaaatataacactaatcaaaaatacaatttttgttacttataagagtaaaagtaatacatttttcataataagtaatgttgaaaAGTGTCTCTCACTcacatggttgcagtaggcgctaagcgctagtcgggcggtagactagcgactaagcggtctaggcgacaacctataaaaacaaaaaattaattcatgtgtgtgggtgtatgtcatatattatattacatattatatatatatatatatatatatatatatatatatatatatatatatatatatttatttatttatttatttatttatatcttacttctcttacttatataaataaataaatttaaatatatatgtaataataaaattaacaaagctgactcgctcgagttaactcgactaactctgtcgagttggacgagttaactcggccaaattcggcctatacggccgccaactcggcccagtcggtcgagttaggcgctaggcggcctcctaggcggACGGCCACCTAGGCGACGCCTAGGGAGCTATTCGCCTCGACCCAGgagcacctagcgcctaggcggggatttttgcaacagtgctcacttataagggcaaatataatacttttgaggaaaaatgtaatacttttaaatcgaaatgtaaaagtattgtattttcccttaaaagtattacatttaccctaataagtaacaaaaattttattcttgattagtattacatttgagcatataagtatgacatttgtacatataagtgttacatttgcatcttgacccgacccgtctcatggtgagacggtctcacacaagtttttgcctatttaAAATATGTTGATTCATGTAACAAAAACTCGATCtttagaaataaatatttataattcataccatatcaactaatttatttttgtcataATCAAACAATATGGAAtctcataaaatacatttaaaCTATCTGTAATGGATTTATTAAATCAAAGAATATTCAGATGTATTATCTAATTTTAATGAAAGATGAGATAAAATTGGCTGATTTGTAGGGTTTCCTTGGATACAAAGGTAGTGTTCAATCATGACAATAACTACTTTTTGTCTTAACCACCTTTTCCAACGGCTGATTATTGAGGTATCAAATTATAAAATCGAATTAAGGATAAAGGATAAGTCATCAGCCCGATGTTCCAGGCAGTGACGGACGTTAATTCCCCGTTAGTTTGTGCCAGTAGTCAAACACCGTCAAGTTTTGATAACTGCCCATATTTGAATTCCGTACCCATGGATCTTGGATACGGTACGTCCGTTGTAAGGATGTTTGGGTCCCATACTACCCCACTTTGTCGATTTGGTATAACctaatatgaaaatttttgCACTCTTCTATCTTTGACTATTGTACTCTTGGTGttgatttatgattttttataaggtttttGGGTATaatggaaaataatttcttCCTAAAAGATTGAATTTCCGACAGAGTATCTGAAAAGATTtagtctttcttcccaaactccaTTCATGTGAATAATTGAGCTGCCCATACGAGCTGTAATTGAAAATGCTTAGAAAGAAGAATAACAACTAATCCATAAGCCTCTACGTCAAAGCACCCAAGGCGTCTGGCGGGAGAGATCTCTAATATTATTTGAGGGTCGTTGAACCCACATTATATATAGTACTCCAATCGTTTGTCTAACAAAGATTCTCATGGGTAGTTCAACTGGTTACATGtgtgaagtttggaaagaaagaaCAGAGATGCAGTAAGCAACGGTCTAGCATATGTGTTTagtgtgttcagttgagttaccatgatttacatcttctCAGATGCTTTGTCGGGTCGGGGCGTGGAACCATTGAggttcaaccttttgggaatgAAGAATAAAGATTCGTAagaaattttacaaatttattcTATCTCTAAAATACGTGATAAATCTTTGTAAGAACTTAATGAGATAATAAGTTACCAGAGTTATGGGGTggaatacaaatatacaatacatGACATCGAAAAGAGGTGGCTAACTAGGCAAGGCATTATTCTTATATCAAAAGGTCACGAATTCGGTGCCTGCTAACACCTTCTCGGTCAAGTCAAATCGATTATATTGCACAAGGTCTTTCTAGTACGACTTACCTCTCCTGTGTGATTTGCTCATATTACACATAAACGGAATTTATTCAATACACACCATCAAATACTGACTACAATTTTCTCGTAACCAATATACATATAACATGTGACCCACATAAATTGACATTTGATCCCTTGTTAGGTGGTAAAGCCAAAAGCAATCGCCCTGATTAGCCCTTGCTTACACTGAATGGTTAAGTTAAGAAGGAATTTGGAAGATATTAATGGACCACAATGTAATGTTAGGTTGCTTTTTTGTGTGGTGGGAACTTTTGGTGTTTTCTTGAAACCCATTCAGCCTCACACTACCAAATTTCCAccataaaaagaacaaaatttttGTAGTGTAAGGCTGAATCGGTTCCCAGATAACACCAAATTGAGTCCACATCAATCTTTTGTATGATTACAATTTTGAAGACAATTTTTCTATCTCATGGTGTTTATTGATGGTGAAAgctatatataaagaaaaaaaaagggggagaaaATTGACATATATATTAAGTACAAAATATACCTAAAGTAGTACGTAAATGcgttattatatatgtattactattactatataatatttcgtacatgtatatatactccAAGTATATTTTATGCTAGAGGCTGTTTTCTAACCAAGCTAGCTAGTTCCTTCAGAAATCAGACAAGTGTAATGAACCAATAATTGAATCCTTGATGATGTGGCcaaaccattaaattaattacctAATCCCACTCCACAAAATTCATTAGTATGGGACCAAAGAGGGTTCTAGAGGATCTTATAACACTCCTCCAGACAGATACTGGCGGGGCTAGTTCGAGAAGAATCAGATAACGTTTGCTGCGCTAAGCAGTGTCAGTCTCATAAAAAATGAAACGAAAGAGATGATCAAATaggtgaaatataatttttgttttcgtCAACACTTTTTGGTTGAGTCAGTTACATAAGTTTTTATAGTGTCGTTAACCTCTTTTGGGTAATTTAAGAACTATTACACAAAAATGAAGTTGTGATCGTTGTAAATTTTTCTTGATCCTGGATCTTTCTTCCTAAATTTTACTCCTGTGAACAACTGAGCTGTTCATACCGGATATTATTTGTTTCCAAGTGAAGAAGGAATTGAATGAAAGATGAGATATTTGTTAACTACTTGAGGTCTTCTTTTAGCGGCTTTAGGATGGCGCAAAGGGTTTGTGCAAATGTTTGCCTGCTGGCAATTTTGTTGGTGTACGTAATAAATGTTACAACATTTTGTCCCATTGTgccatataattttttttttaataatccaaaatttctaatttccttaattttggACTAATGAACCCGTTTCTCAATGAACTTATCTAACTTTAAGATATAGTACTAAACTGTATACTTCTGTATAAAAGGATCGGAGTCTAATTCAAACCAAAACTGACAAGAATCGAACCTCATCTTGTCATGACTAGTGGACCAATGTCTTGGAGATcatataagttttgttttagtATAATGTTCATCGACTCTTActcgaaaaataaaataggactTGAACTCTTTAACAATGTAATGCTTATAGTATATACTGTGTCAATTATATTCCTAACCTTGCAGTTGCAttcacaaatataataaatgtttGTAGTTCATATCTATCCATCAAAGTAAATAAAACAAGGATAAGAAAACAACATATCGCAGTTGTGAGAATGACAATTAcctaaattaaaatgattttcaaaaaatagaAGATATTGTCAATCATCACATCTGAATGTATTATTGATTTAGATAATTTCCATTAATgtcttactattattattattattattattattattattttggatgaTGAGAGATATATGCAATTATTATAAAAAGATTTGCACTAGGTAACTCTATTCCTACGTTATAATGCCCAAATTACACAGAAgaagtaaattatattatgaaaacGTTGTGCAATAGTCAATAGGCTCAACTAAGAGAAtgctaataaaaattaaattcgtgACATTCTAGTACGAGAATCATGCTCCATCTACTCAATCACCCCTTTCAGGGCATTATTATTACGCGcgaagtattattttatattagagGGGATACAAATGCAAAAACTATAACTATTTGGACATAACCGCAGCTATAACATCAACAAAAAGAGTCGGGCCTAACCTAATTGTCTAACCCCTTTTGTGGTTATCGGAGATTTGTAAACTTGAATGAGAATACTCATAATATGTTACCAATCTTATTCACATATAATTTAACTtctgtatatatttataatttattatatcaaCAACGTACAATAATGTCATAGATAAAAATGTAGTGGTATTTAACTAATTAATCTTATAATGTCTTAATTAACTAAAGAATTTTGTTCTAAATGTTCACTGTACATTGATTAGAcctacaataatatatataaaccttTTGGAACATCCTATGCCCCATATAATGTAAATTACCAATAAAAACAAGTTTAGTGCGACAAGAAATTgtgaaggagaattgagaacaTCGACCAACTTTGCCTAGCTAGTCTTTCAACATACATTCAATTAAATATGTCAAAAATATCTTTAATGTTTAACTTGtaacctataaaaaaaattaaatgatcaaAAATGTTGTTTTTGTCCACAACTTAAACCCTAATTTTCTGAATATTTCCTAGTTCTCAAAAAATAGAATGAGGATTTCCCAATTGTATACATAAcactatatgtatgtataacatttatatataaatttaatctcTAAATTTAAGGGTTCCTCATTACACCTGTCATAAACATCTCAAGTATTCAATGACTTAgatctgtctctctctctcactcacaCACGAATTTAGCAATTAAATAAATCTTTTCCCCATGTCCGACACGTGTGAGCTAAGGATGCATGGCAGATTATACAGCTTTCCAAGCCATGCAAGCACTCACCGCTTTCATTTCTTGTCGtatcttttctctctctctattatacatacacacatgttCTACAACATTACAAACTCAATCTCATCCTTAATCTTTCccctttaatttttcttcattGTCGGTTTCCATTACTTTCTTGATCCGAAGATGAGCCAGCAGGAACAGCCGGAACCCATAAAATACGGCGACATTCTTCCTGTCTCCGGCGAACTGGCGTCCAAACCGGTAGCAATGAAAGATGCCGCTGCCTTGCAGTCCGCAGAGAGCAGAGTTGTGGGCGAGACGACTCAGGAGGTCGGCGCCGCTGCTATAATTCCGTTATTGCATTCCGCCGCCGCACTCAATGAGAGCCGCGGCGCCGTGGAACGCGACCAGATGACGGATGTCGTCAGGGAGCGCGGCGTCGAGGTTAGGGAAGAAGTGGGCGCCGGCGGCGCCGCCATTGTTACCCAAAAAGTCGGCGGAGAGGTTGTGGCACAATATGCCCATCCAGGGAAGGGGAAGAGCAACACGGCACCAGACTTATCATCGCCTTGTTAGATTAGATATAAATATACTGGAAACCTAACCTCATAATAGCTACTTCGATCTACAGTGAATGTGATATTGACTGCTTtagtaagttgagaaaataattataaacagatactctattctaatagagtcagtagtatttaaaaaaaacttcataATAGCATAAACTgaaatactatcaaataatgtacatttagtatataataatatacttttagtatattaaaaatataaattgtatttaagagataatatacattatttgtgtattacatgtacattatattatataatgtatacTCAAT includes:
- the LOC116002590 gene encoding phosphoenolpyruvate carboxylase kinase 1-like, which codes for MSEALNRNYRVCEEIGRGRFGVVFKCYSPESGESFAVKSIDKRLIADDSVDRQCLFNEAKIMQLLSPNPYVLRIFDVFEDEDHLHLVIELCRSSDLFERLSARQVFSEAEALAVMVPLMDAIAHCHRLGVAHRDIKPDNVLFNEWDELKLADFGSAECFHESELMSGVVGTPYYVAPEVLAGRAYSEKVDVWSAGVILYIMLAGVPPFYGDSAEEIFEAVLRANLRFPARFFNSVSPAAKDLLRRMLCKDVSRRFSAEQVLRHPWMTSNGDRDVTLLN
- the LOC116001470 gene encoding late embryogenesis abundant protein 31-like, with amino-acid sequence MSQQEQPEPIKYGDILPVSGELASKPVAMKDAAALQSAESRVVGETTQEVGAAAIIPLLHSAAALNESRGAVERDQMTDVVRERGVEVREEVGAGGAAIVTQKVGGEVVAQYAHPGKGKSNTAPDLSSPC